One genomic window of Ammospiza nelsoni isolate bAmmNel1 chromosome 4, bAmmNel1.pri, whole genome shotgun sequence includes the following:
- the LOC132072554 gene encoding splicing factor YJU2-like, producing MSERKVLNKYYPPDFDPAKIPKLRLPKDRQYVVRLMAPFNMRCRTCGEYIYKGKKFNARKETVQNESYLGLPIFRFYIKCPRCLAEITFKTDPQNTDYAMEHGATRNFQAQKLLEKEEKRMQKEREAEELNNSMKVLENRSKDSKLEMEVLENLQELKELNQRQANVDFEAMLKQHKEVEETQKRKEQEEDEQEMKAMLEQAQNRRLLVDSDSDEKPTKHCPNPTAQTKPRDILQEDTQSKRLTMESWECSLGKLSTRAQLAGLVARRKEKPHPALDKGMETRGTTATTSSLPAAAAATSSLGLLGAYWDSKDSD from the coding sequence ATGTCGGAACGGAAAGTGCTGAACAAATATTACCCCCCAGACTTCGATCCTGCCAAGATCCCCAAGCTGAGGCTCCCAAAGGACCGGCAGTACGTGGTGAGGCTCATGGCCCCCTTCAACATGAGATGCAGGACGTGTGGGGAGTACATCTACAAGGGCAAGAAGTTCAACGCCCGCAAGGAGACGGTGCAGAACGAGTCCTACCTGGGGCTGCCCATCTTCCGCTTCTACATCAAGTGCCcgcgctgcctggctgagatCACCTTCAAGACAGACCCCCAGAACACAGATTACGCCATGGAGCACGGCGCCACCAGGAACTTCCAGGCACAGAAGCtcctggagaaggaggagaagaggatGCAGAAGGAGAGGGAAGCGGAGGAGCTCAACAATTCCATGAAGGTCCTCGAGAACCGAAGCAAGGACTCCAAGCTGGAGATGGAGGTCCTGGAgaacctgcaggagctgaaggagctcaACCAGCGCCAGGCCAACGTGGATTTTGAAGCCATGCTGAAGCAGCACAAGGAGGTGGAGGAGACGCAGAAGCgcaaggagcaggaggaggatgagcaGGAGATGAAGGCCATGTTGGAACAGGCCCAGAACCGCCGGCTCCTGGTGGATTCTGACTCTGAtgaaaaaccaacaaaacactGTCCAAATCCCACagcccaaacaaaacccagggACATCCTGCAGGAGGACACCCAGAGCAAGAGGCTGACGATGGAGAGCTGGGAGTGCAGCTTGGGCAAGCTCAGCACCAGGGCCCAGCTGGCCGGGCTGGTGGCCCGCAGGAAGGAGAAGCCACATCCTGCCCTGGATAAGGGGATGGAAACCCGAGGCACCACGGCCACCACCAGCtcacttccagcagcagcagcagccacgtCCTCCCTGGGTTTGCTGGGAGCCTACTGGGACAGCAAGGACAGCGACTGA